The Candidatus Margulisiibacteriota bacterium genome window below encodes:
- a CDS encoding ABC transporter ATP-binding protein, with translation MTETVINVENLSKCYVIRHQQLKNYSTLREEISKKFIGLKKFLRNPRTLRKQNETREQFYALKDINFQVQDGDRIGIIGRNGAGKSTLLKILSKITEPTAGKIYIKGKIASLLEVGTGFHPELSGRENIFLNGAILGMTRSEIKKKFDEIVAFSEIEKFLDTPVKRYSTGMYVRLAFSIAAHLEPDILIVDEVLAVGDAQFQAKCLGKMEQVSTQQGRTVLFVSHNMSAVQSLCTKGLLLKNGQALEYGPINQIVHHYLNHEIQMISEQEWPVESAPGNDFIRIKKIKIAPPSHLNPGQPLTVDTPVDIALEFWNLKPDINLNLSLVLWKVTGECIFNLVTESKVLPEGLCSGTCHIPGKFLNDDKYSLEIYFVRDRGTILYKKPEIAFFEILDSEQRDWFGKWIGAVRPNIDFRLDTAL, from the coding sequence ATGACCGAAACAGTTATTAATGTAGAAAACCTCAGTAAATGCTATGTAATAAGGCATCAGCAATTAAAAAATTATTCCACACTCAGGGAAGAAATATCTAAAAAATTTATCGGTCTTAAAAAATTTCTTAGAAACCCTCGAACACTTCGGAAACAAAACGAAACCAGGGAACAGTTTTATGCCTTAAAAGATATCAATTTTCAGGTTCAGGATGGAGACAGGATCGGCATTATCGGGCGCAACGGAGCCGGAAAATCCACACTGCTGAAAATTTTAAGCAAAATTACTGAGCCCACTGCCGGGAAAATCTATATCAAAGGAAAAATTGCCAGTTTGCTGGAAGTAGGAACAGGCTTTCATCCGGAGCTCTCCGGGAGGGAAAATATTTTTTTAAATGGCGCTATTCTGGGCATGACGCGATCCGAAATTAAGAAAAAATTTGACGAAATTGTCGCTTTTTCTGAGATTGAAAAATTTCTGGATACTCCTGTTAAACGTTACTCCACGGGAATGTATGTAAGACTGGCTTTTTCCATAGCTGCGCATCTGGAACCGGATATTCTGATTGTTGACGAAGTGTTGGCAGTGGGAGACGCGCAGTTTCAGGCCAAGTGCCTCGGCAAAATGGAGCAGGTCTCCACTCAGCAGGGTCGTACCGTACTTTTTGTAAGCCACAATATGTCCGCTGTCCAGAGCTTATGTACCAAAGGACTGCTACTGAAAAACGGGCAAGCCCTTGAATACGGTCCTATAAATCAGATAGTTCACCATTATCTGAACCATGAAATTCAAATGATTTCAGAACAGGAGTGGCCAGTGGAGTCAGCGCCGGGCAATGATTTTATAAGAATAAAAAAAATCAAAATAGCCCCGCCCTCACATCTGAACCCCGGACAACCCCTTACCGTAGATACTCCGGTGGATATTGCGCTGGAATTCTGGAATTTAAAACCTGACATAAACCTGAATCTCAGTCTTGTCCTCTGGAAGGTAACCGGTGAATGTATTTTTAATCTGGTTACCGAATCAAAAGTGTTGCCTGAAGGTCTATGTAGTGGGACATGTCATATTCCGGGAAAATTCCTCAATGATGACAAATATTCTCTGGAAATTTATTTTGTGCGTGATCGCGGCACAATTTTATATAAAAAACCGGAAATAGCCTTTTTTGAAATACTGGACAGCGAACAAAGAGACTGGTTCGGCAAATGGATAGGTGCTGTGCGACCAAATATCGATTTCAGGTTGGACACTGCACTATGA
- a CDS encoding ABC transporter permease has translation MQKKPETTIEPHKKNLRYWKEIWAYRELFFFLSWRDILVRYKQTVFGIAWGIIRPLMTMIVFTFIFGKLARLPSNGIPYALLVFSGLLPWQLFSGTFTEASQSLINNSNLLTKVYFPRLIIPASTVLISCVDFLISFAIMLGLMLYYHFWPGWQILLLPLLLVFILITSMGAGFYISALNVKFRDFRYVVPFILQFGLYLSPVGFNSSIVPENLKFFYSLNPLVGIIEGFRFVILGQSFSIYWPGFILSVVITIFIFFYGIYYFRKMEREFADFI, from the coding sequence ATGCAGAAAAAGCCTGAAACAACCATTGAGCCTCACAAGAAAAACCTCAGGTACTGGAAAGAAATTTGGGCGTATCGTGAGCTTTTCTTTTTCCTATCATGGCGCGATATTCTGGTTCGTTATAAACAAACCGTTTTTGGTATTGCCTGGGGTATAATTCGTCCTCTTATGACCATGATTGTTTTTACTTTCATCTTTGGGAAACTGGCTCGACTCCCTTCTAATGGAATACCTTATGCGTTGCTGGTTTTCTCCGGTTTGCTGCCCTGGCAATTGTTTTCCGGCACCTTCACCGAGGCCAGCCAATCGCTGATTAACAACTCCAATTTGCTGACCAAGGTTTATTTCCCCAGACTAATTATTCCGGCCAGCACTGTACTTATAAGCTGTGTGGATTTTCTGATCTCATTTGCCATTATGCTTGGTCTGATGCTTTACTATCATTTTTGGCCGGGCTGGCAAATACTGCTTTTACCTTTACTTCTTGTTTTTATATTAATAACTTCCATGGGCGCAGGATTTTATATTTCTGCTCTTAATGTGAAATTTCGCGACTTTCGTTATGTTGTACCTTTTATCCTGCAATTTGGTCTATACCTGTCACCCGTAGGCTTTAACAGCAGCATCGTACCGGAAAACTTGAAATTCTTTTATTCCCTTAATCCTCTGGTCGGCATCATCGAAGGCTTTCGCTTCGTGATTCTAGGGCAGTCTTTTTCTATTTACTGGCCGGGATTTATTCTGTCTGTAGTAATTACTATATTTATCTTTTTTTATGGAATTTATTATTTTAGAAAAATGGAACGTGAGTTCGCGGATTTTATATAA
- a CDS encoding GNVR domain-containing protein, translated as MKWLDLKLLYKLIILRIKMILIIVGISTSIACILLLLEKPIYLSEAKLLFIEEDKMGWLDKLAPLVEESRAQASEKFDTELQLMKSKDTIKRVVSEVNLLVRKDIAISEANFKNNVKIFRQSNTNILNVQAITNYPQLSFIIADVYSKHILKQNVDIYQETNRKVELMIQDQLEFTRHKIIQYQEDLKKTHLSDSDANNKRAEDLSNKINFLDSEISKYSIDLKIAEKRKYELDKEFEQGGEFYIKYLQSPILKNMVQKREKMQKNHEDIAEINNKIRDELISLSRENGNSISGYYDNLLTKIKNQVDSIKDLKDKVQVYSEERSKYSRGQLADNDKQNAVKQLEKLLQIEQENYFLLIKKLQEAQISKELNVGNLKLIETPDYPKEAIHTGRKQKLVLVFFVSLLISIGLVVLRDFFENTFDAYEELLYYKDFSLALGYIPLKSKKQKILTEELPRSPFVESFKEISTHMRLHYSNYKVVSFASLDNLDDSAYVAINFAINEAISGKSVLLVDANYRAPSIARKLNIPNKYGLNEFINGNPENAVLINDLPVEKLQFVGTGDIPGNPIDLFIKDKFTAFIELLKQKYDLIVFYLPPANLYTDALIVSSKSDGIIFIAQEGLSKVSVFKNIIHKFQQLKINVFGTVMCSSQFLMTDEVKKKSFLSTLFYVTIVITLISFLAGLGTMVLESMQQEKMMNNTSIDKKLQERYKK; from the coding sequence ATGAAGTGGCTGGATCTTAAATTACTATATAAACTTATTATTCTCAGAATAAAAATGATACTGATTATTGTGGGTATATCCACATCGATTGCCTGTATCTTGCTGTTGTTGGAAAAACCCATATATTTATCAGAGGCCAAACTGCTGTTTATAGAAGAAGACAAAATGGGCTGGCTGGACAAACTGGCACCGTTGGTAGAGGAATCGCGGGCTCAGGCTTCTGAAAAATTCGATACCGAGCTTCAACTCATGAAATCCAAAGATACAATAAAACGAGTTGTAAGTGAAGTAAATCTGCTGGTCAGAAAAGACATTGCCATCAGTGAAGCAAATTTTAAAAACAATGTCAAAATATTCAGACAATCAAATACGAATATCCTCAATGTTCAAGCCATCACCAACTACCCACAGCTTTCTTTTATTATCGCTGATGTATATTCCAAACACATTCTGAAGCAAAATGTGGATATCTATCAGGAAACAAATCGTAAAGTGGAGCTGATGATCCAGGACCAACTGGAGTTTACCAGACATAAAATAATACAATATCAGGAGGATCTCAAAAAAACCCATCTTTCAGACTCTGATGCCAACAATAAAAGGGCTGAAGATCTTTCGAACAAAATAAATTTTCTGGATTCGGAAATTTCCAAGTACAGTATAGATTTGAAAATCGCGGAAAAACGTAAATATGAACTGGACAAAGAATTTGAACAGGGAGGGGAATTTTACATTAAATATCTGCAATCCCCCATCCTCAAAAATATGGTCCAAAAACGGGAAAAAATGCAAAAAAATCATGAGGATATTGCAGAAATCAATAATAAAATTCGCGATGAACTAATAAGTTTGTCCAGAGAAAATGGCAATTCCATATCGGGTTATTATGACAATCTTTTAACTAAAATTAAAAATCAGGTGGATTCTATAAAAGACCTCAAGGACAAAGTTCAGGTATATAGCGAAGAAAGAAGCAAATATTCCCGTGGCCAGTTAGCTGACAATGACAAACAAAATGCCGTTAAACAATTGGAGAAGCTTCTGCAGATTGAGCAGGAAAATTATTTTCTGCTGATAAAAAAACTGCAGGAGGCACAAATATCAAAAGAATTAAATGTAGGGAACCTGAAACTAATTGAAACTCCGGACTATCCCAAAGAAGCAATACATACAGGCCGCAAGCAAAAACTGGTACTGGTCTTTTTTGTAAGCTTACTCATCTCTATCGGTCTGGTTGTGCTCCGTGATTTTTTTGAAAATACTTTTGACGCTTACGAAGAGCTTCTTTATTATAAAGATTTTTCTCTGGCTCTTGGCTATATCCCCCTAAAGTCCAAAAAACAAAAAATTCTAACAGAAGAACTGCCCAGAAGTCCCTTTGTGGAATCATTTAAGGAAATTTCTACTCATATGCGCCTGCATTACTCCAATTACAAAGTAGTTTCTTTTGCCTCCCTTGACAACCTTGACGACTCGGCCTATGTAGCCATAAACTTTGCCATAAATGAAGCCATCAGCGGCAAATCGGTGCTTCTTGTTGACGCCAATTACAGGGCCCCATCTATTGCCCGCAAATTGAATATCCCCAACAAATACGGCCTGAATGAATTTATTAATGGCAACCCGGAAAACGCTGTATTAATTAATGATTTGCCAGTTGAAAAGCTGCAATTTGTAGGTACCGGAGATATTCCCGGGAATCCTATTGACCTCTTTATTAAAGATAAATTTACAGCTTTCATTGAACTTTTAAAACAAAAATATGATTTGATAGTTTTTTATTTGCCACCCGCAAATCTCTATACAGATGCGCTTATAGTTTCCAGCAAAAGTGATGGTATTATTTTTATTGCCCAGGAAGGATTATCCAAGGTAAGCGTGTTTAAAAATATCATCCATAAATTCCAACAGTTGAAAATAAATGTCTTTGGCACTGTAATGTGCAGCAGCCAATTTCTTATGACGGACGAGGTCAAGAAAAAAAGTTTTTTAAGTACTTTATTCTATGTTACTATAGTTATAACACTTATCAGTTTTCTTGCAGGGCTGGGAACCATGGTCCTGGAGTCTATGCAGCAAGAAAAAATGATGAACAATACCAGTATCGATAAAAAATTGCAGGAAAGGTATAAAAAATAG
- a CDS encoding SLBB domain-containing protein yields the protein MLGPGDKLDIYIYSIKDNGALEKLYKNKTTDEVSLSGFIELPNLGLVNAQNKSIEDFRQELVKKYTDYFTNPYIVISLVTAKKIPIYVLGQVFYPGVYYVTDSDDAAKKILFLIHEAGGFTEIADKNYITVKRGQQAIPVNLIESLQNNVSSNISLQQEDIVIVNSRVNKVYILGEVKAPGAFTYVEGATLLDYVAQAGGLTQYAGDEIGLISDAKTEKEIQVVKVNPQLRLPVSDVRVNAGSIVFVPKGFIGNWEFILRQMQNLRDTFYYPKNVVDVIRNTNTE from the coding sequence ATGCTGGGCCCCGGAGACAAACTGGATATTTACATTTACTCTATAAAAGACAATGGAGCGCTGGAGAAATTATACAAGAATAAAACCACCGATGAAGTATCTCTCAGTGGATTTATTGAGTTACCCAATCTGGGGCTTGTTAACGCGCAAAACAAAAGCATCGAAGACTTCCGGCAGGAACTCGTCAAAAAATATACCGATTATTTTACCAATCCTTATATAGTAATTTCTTTGGTCACAGCAAAAAAAATCCCTATTTATGTTCTGGGCCAGGTTTTTTATCCCGGTGTATATTATGTAACAGACAGCGATGATGCAGCAAAAAAAATCCTTTTTTTAATCCATGAAGCCGGAGGTTTTACGGAAATCGCCGACAAAAATTATATTACGGTGAAAAGAGGACAACAGGCAATTCCCGTAAATCTCATCGAATCGCTACAGAATAACGTTTCGTCTAACATCTCGTTGCAACAGGAAGATATCGTAATTGTGAACAGCAGGGTAAATAAAGTTTATATACTGGGTGAAGTCAAGGCTCCGGGAGCGTTCACTTATGTTGAGGGAGCTACGTTGCTGGATTATGTTGCTCAGGCGGGCGGCCTTACACAATATGCCGGCGACGAGATTGGGCTTATTTCCGATGCTAAAACAGAGAAAGAGATCCAGGTCGTAAAAGTAAATCCTCAACTTCGTTTGCCAGTCTCCGATGTTCGAGTAAACGCCGGCAGTATTGTTTTTGTACCCAAAGGATTTATCGGCAATTGGGAATTCATCCTGCGGCAGATGCAGAATCTGCGGGATACCTTCTATTATCCGAAGAATGTTGTTGATGTTATCCGCAATACCAACACGGAATAA
- a CDS encoding HAMP domain-containing sensor histidine kinase codes for MFKKTVSLQLQIIADYQSLSKTITHLKKQQNSNVTAQSYIYFYKQLRQYLCSVGIKISCAKKDGTTSENIQNAVWFGDSHILKFSFRQGYSEQTIQDVLDFFQENVVDSILEKYHAFMSAKLKQTEIKLRRISRQSITDQEHLAKGYLTEIVNISDCFIAIDEQQQLKFHSSFRGAIYLVDKATGEWEMVDQVNLQAGKLYKKPRPARQDKKYFEDIVNNKIKPLSLTNQKKYSEIEHVFCEPGNRNNRIGLFISNRGLHPKFKKQFLYDIEEKNFKPSECTSSCFLKIDETENHQMILMLIGPTLVDPIDNFRTLKNAIFDIIDINKEFRKDEKEKNSLKIALRQAHQANEAQKHFSSIIVHDLRSPSMVVGGFIQQVRAVIDKTLLPYFEALMENDANIPKLIEKIKMISYKLGIGISEIKNMELMINTIMEFREIESRNFTIKKEKISMVDIAHKAISSFQAVLLNSQVELKANINPDDVPLINGDAHALTRVLTNLISNALKFTKEGSITVTMKTENDMLKINIIDTGIGMNQMVQEKLFGKFQKHSEAVGIQVKGTGLGLYICKSFVEKHGGSISAFSEGAGKGSTFSVLLPIDGDENIP; via the coding sequence ATGTTTAAAAAAACTGTTTCTTTACAATTACAAATTATCGCGGATTATCAAAGTCTGAGCAAAACAATTACCCATCTGAAAAAACAGCAGAATTCAAATGTAACTGCTCAATCATATATATATTTTTACAAACAGCTAAGACAATATCTTTGTTCAGTAGGCATTAAAATTTCCTGCGCAAAAAAAGATGGAACCACTTCTGAAAACATTCAGAATGCGGTTTGGTTCGGCGACTCGCATATCCTTAAATTTAGTTTCAGGCAGGGATATTCTGAACAGACGATACAGGATGTCCTGGATTTTTTCCAGGAAAATGTTGTGGATAGTATTTTGGAAAAATATCATGCGTTTATGTCCGCGAAACTAAAACAAACCGAAATCAAGCTAAGACGAATAAGCCGGCAGTCCATCACCGACCAGGAACATCTGGCTAAAGGCTATTTGACTGAAATTGTTAATATAAGTGATTGCTTCATTGCCATTGATGAGCAACAACAATTAAAATTTCATTCTTCATTTAGGGGCGCGATATATCTGGTAGACAAAGCAACCGGTGAATGGGAGATGGTCGATCAGGTGAATCTGCAGGCGGGCAAACTTTATAAAAAGCCCAGACCTGCCAGACAGGACAAAAAATATTTTGAAGATATAGTTAACAATAAAATAAAACCCTTATCGTTAACCAATCAGAAAAAATATAGTGAAATTGAACATGTGTTCTGCGAACCGGGAAACAGAAATAACAGAATCGGTCTTTTTATCAGCAATAGAGGACTTCACCCGAAATTTAAAAAACAATTTCTTTATGACATAGAAGAAAAGAACTTTAAACCGTCCGAATGTACATCCAGTTGTTTTCTGAAAATTGACGAAACTGAAAACCATCAGATGATCCTTATGCTTATCGGTCCGACATTAGTTGACCCCATTGATAACTTTCGTACTTTGAAAAACGCGATATTTGACATCATCGACATCAATAAAGAATTCCGAAAAGATGAAAAGGAAAAAAACTCGCTCAAAATAGCCTTACGCCAGGCCCACCAGGCCAATGAAGCCCAGAAACATTTCAGCAGCATTATTGTGCATGATTTAAGAAGCCCTTCTATGGTTGTCGGAGGATTTATTCAGCAGGTCAGAGCTGTAATAGATAAAACTTTACTGCCCTATTTTGAAGCCCTCATGGAAAATGATGCCAATATTCCCAAGCTTATTGAAAAAATAAAAATGATTTCCTACAAACTTGGCATTGGTATTTCAGAAATCAAAAATATGGAACTTATGATTAATACAATCATGGAATTTCGAGAAATTGAATCTCGAAACTTTACTATTAAAAAAGAAAAGATATCTATGGTTGATATTGCCCATAAAGCTATATCATCGTTTCAAGCTGTTTTGCTGAACAGTCAGGTTGAATTAAAGGCCAACATTAATCCTGACGATGTACCTTTAATTAACGGTGATGCTCACGCTTTAACCAGGGTTTTGACAAACCTGATATCCAACGCCCTGAAATTTACTAAAGAAGGAAGCATTACTGTTACCATGAAAACAGAAAATGACATGCTTAAAATTAATATCATCGATACAGGGATCGGTATGAACCAGATGGTCCAGGAAAAACTCTTTGGAAAATTTCAAAAACATTCCGAGGCAGTAGGAATACAGGTAAAAGGAACAGGATTAGGATTATATATCTGCAAATCATTTGTAGAAAAACATGGTGGCTCTATTTCAGCTTTCAGTGAGGGTGCGGGTAAAGGCAGTACATTCAGCGTATTGCTGCCAATTGACGGAGATGAGAATATCCCCTAA
- a CDS encoding rubrerythrin family protein — protein sequence MKSIKGTQTEQNLLTAFAGESQARNRYTYFSSQARKEGFIQISLIFEETANQEKEHAKRFFKFLEGGEAQIIGTFPAGIIGKTADNLKAAAAGEDYEWGTMYPGFAEVARKEGFDIVAKAFEAISIAEKQHGKRYKELAANIENGAVFKKSDSLKWRCLNCGYIHEGKEAPEACPACLHPKDYFEMLGENW from the coding sequence ATGAAAAGTATAAAAGGCACACAGACAGAACAAAATTTACTTACGGCTTTCGCGGGAGAATCGCAGGCAAGAAATCGTTATACTTATTTTTCCAGCCAGGCCAGAAAAGAGGGTTTTATTCAAATTTCGCTGATATTTGAAGAAACCGCAAACCAGGAAAAGGAACACGCCAAACGGTTTTTTAAATTTTTAGAAGGTGGAGAAGCCCAGATAATCGGAACATTCCCGGCGGGTATAATAGGAAAAACAGCGGATAACTTAAAAGCAGCTGCTGCGGGCGAGGATTATGAATGGGGCACTATGTACCCGGGTTTTGCTGAAGTTGCCAGAAAAGAGGGCTTTGATATCGTGGCTAAAGCTTTCGAGGCAATTTCCATAGCCGAAAAACAGCATGGCAAACGTTACAAGGAACTGGCTGCCAATATAGAAAACGGTGCAGTTTTTAAAAAATCTGACAGCTTAAAATGGCGTTGTCTGAACTGCGGATATATACATGAAGGCAAGGAAGCTCCGGAAGCTTGCCCTGCATGTTTACATCCTAAAGATTATTTCGAGATGCTGGGTGAGAACTGGTAA
- a CDS encoding desulfoferrodoxin, protein MAEFQGVYKCELCGNIVEVLHSGNGELVCCGQPMVMLKENSVDAAREKHVPVIEKIAEGYKVKIGSIPHPMEEKHYIEWIELLADGKAYRQYLKPGQAPEALFCVEAKQITAREYCNLHGLWRAEQ, encoded by the coding sequence ATGGCAGAATTTCAAGGTGTTTATAAATGTGAATTGTGCGGAAATATTGTTGAGGTATTACATTCAGGGAACGGAGAACTTGTTTGCTGCGGGCAACCGATGGTTATGTTAAAAGAAAATTCTGTCGATGCTGCTAGGGAAAAACATGTCCCTGTTATAGAAAAAATTGCTGAAGGTTATAAAGTAAAGATAGGCAGTATCCCTCATCCGATGGAAGAGAAACATTATATAGAATGGATAGAGCTTTTGGCAGACGGCAAAGCATACCGTCAATACCTAAAGCCCGGACAAGCTCCTGAGGCTTTGTTTTGTGTTGAAGCCAAACAAATTACGGCCAGAGAATATTGTAATCTGCATGGTTTATGGAGGGCAGAACAATGA
- a CDS encoding ferritin codes for MIDKKIQKAINEQINAEMYSAYLYLSMAAYFDHNNLKGFSSWMRVQAMEELTHAKRFYAFLVDRGGRVKLAAIDTPPAEWNNPLDVFTEAAKHEQKVTKLINGLVDMAIELHDHAANTFLQWFVNEQVEEEASVEEVIQSLKLVDNQASGWFLIDKDLAARTFIPPIGVTI; via the coding sequence ATGATAGATAAAAAAATTCAGAAAGCAATAAACGAACAGATTAATGCTGAAATGTACTCTGCATATCTTTATTTATCAATGGCAGCTTATTTTGATCATAATAATTTAAAAGGATTTTCAAGCTGGATGCGTGTGCAGGCTATGGAAGAACTCACTCATGCCAAACGTTTTTATGCCTTTCTCGTTGATAGAGGAGGCAGAGTCAAGCTTGCTGCCATTGATACCCCACCAGCAGAGTGGAATAACCCTCTGGATGTTTTTACGGAAGCGGCCAAACATGAACAAAAAGTGACTAAACTTATAAACGGTTTGGTGGATATGGCTATAGAGCTTCACGATCATGCTGCCAACACGTTTCTGCAGTGGTTTGTCAACGAGCAGGTGGAAGAAGAGGCTTCTGTTGAAGAGGTAATACAAAGCCTAAAGCTTGTTGATAACCAAGCCAGCGGTTGGTTCCTGATAGACAAGGATTTGGCTGCGAGAACTTTTATACCTCCAATAGGAGTAACTATATAA
- a CDS encoding rubredoxin, with product MAEIQREVLNDISYGMYIVSSQKEGRYNAQIANVVFQVTSEPIQLALCINKKNLTHEYIESSGMFGISILEEAADMPFIGHFGFRSGREMDKFEKVNKLITANNVPLVTDFAISVLEGKVLKQIDAASHTLFMGEIVFSRKLKSARSMTYAYYHEIKKGKTAVNAPTYISPETKNIVNKGGMNMKKYVCGVCGYIYDPAVGDPDHGVQPGTAFESLPDNWTCPVCGVSKDQFNPEE from the coding sequence ATGGCAGAAATTCAACGAGAAGTTCTGAATGACATTAGTTACGGCATGTATATTGTCAGCTCGCAGAAAGAAGGCCGTTATAATGCGCAAATAGCCAATGTTGTGTTTCAGGTAACTTCCGAGCCCATACAACTAGCCCTATGTATCAACAAAAAAAATTTAACTCATGAATATATTGAAAGCAGCGGAATGTTCGGCATATCAATCCTGGAGGAAGCAGCGGATATGCCTTTTATTGGTCATTTCGGCTTCAGGTCAGGCCGTGAGATGGATAAGTTTGAGAAAGTAAATAAATTAATTACGGCTAATAATGTTCCTTTGGTAACTGATTTCGCAATCAGTGTTTTGGAAGGCAAGGTTCTAAAACAGATAGATGCTGCAAGCCATACATTATTTATGGGAGAGATTGTTTTTTCCAGAAAACTGAAGAGTGCCAGGAGCATGACCTATGCTTATTACCATGAAATCAAAAAAGGCAAAACAGCCGTAAATGCTCCAACTTATATTAGCCCGGAAACAAAAAATATTGTAAATAAAGGAGGAATGAATATGAAAAAATATGTATGCGGAGTGTGCGGTTATATTTATGATCCGGCGGTAGGAGACCCTGATCACGGGGTTCAGCCAGGAACTGCTTTTGAGAGTTTGCCTGACAACTGGACCTGCCCTGTATGTGGTGTAAGTAAGGACCAGTTTAATCCGGAAGAATAA